The window AGCGGTAGTGCGTTTAATGCGGGCTACAAACCCGTTTCGGGGAGCGGTGCAGCTTGTGGAAGCCTACGGCATTGGTTCGCTGATTCCGAATACGGTACTGCTGGGAGCCAGTGAGGATCACCAGCGCCGCGACGAGTATTGTGAGATGATCGCCCAGATTCACCAGGCACAGCGCAGTGTCCTGATCCTACGAGATGAGCAGGGACAGGGCTTTGGTAACCATCGGCGGATCGACGTGTGGTGGGGAGGGGTGCAGGCGAACGGGAGTTTAATGCTGCTGTTGGCCTACCTGCTCCGCACCAGTCAGAACTGGCGCAATGCGACGATTCGGCTAAAGCTGGTGGTGACGAACGAGTCGGCAGTACAGGCCACGTTGATGAATTTGAAGACGATGGTGCAGGAGTTTCGCATTGGAGCCGTACCAGAGGTGCTGGTGTCGGGCGATCGCCCCTTTGCCGATATTTTGCATGAGTCGTCCCAGGATGCCGATCTGGTCTGTTTGGGAATGGCTACTCCGGGGGAGAATTTCACGCAGTACTACGAAAATCTCCAGCGCATGGCGAGGGATTTACCCCCGACGGTCTTTGTTCTAGCCGCAAAGGATATGCCCTTCTCAGACGTGTTGGCCGATTCGCGTTAGATCGCTGGTGAACCTGGGCGTTCCGGTATTGAGGTTCTACGGTAGGCTAGGCAAAAACGGTGGAAAACCATGACAGAGCGTTCCTATCATGTCCTCATCTACGGAGCGACAGGGTTTGTGGGTCGGCAAACGGTAGCGTACCTTGCGACCCATGCCCCTGAGGGTCTGCGATGGGCGATCGCCGGACGCAACCGCGCCAAATTGGAAGCGGTCAAAGCCCAGGTGGGGGAACGGGCTGAATCGGCAGCGATCCAGGTGGCCGACAGTCACGATCAGGCCGCTGTGGATGCGATAGTGGCGCAAACTCAGGTGGTTCTGAACACGGCAGGGCCGTTTGCGCTGTACGGGACACCGATTGTGGATGCCTGCGTGCGATCGTACACCCATTACGTAGACATCACAGGAGAAACGCCGTGGGTCAAGGATCTGATCCATCGCTACCATGCTCAGGCCGCAGCGGACGGAACCCGGATTATTCCCTTCTGCGGGTTTGATTCTATTCCATCGGATTTG is drawn from Synechococcales cyanobacterium T60_A2020_003 and contains these coding sequences:
- a CDS encoding saccharopine dehydrogenase NADP-binding domain-containing protein, with the translated sequence MTERSYHVLIYGATGFVGRQTVAYLATHAPEGLRWAIAGRNRAKLEAVKAQVGERAESAAIQVADSHDQAAVDAIVAQTQVVLNTAGPFALYGTPIVDACVRSYTHYVDITGETPWVKDLIHRYHAQAAADGTRIIPFCGFDSIPSDLGTYLVVRHMQRELGTDCTQVKAYFQAYGGFNGGTLASGFNPCGSIPRRSAA